From the genome of Nodosilinea sp. FACHB-141, one region includes:
- a CDS encoding peptidoglycan-binding protein: MGESLTQQIPGIADADCLALVQEYCRLAVRPSLSDTEGQRLDELLALAEDDGRLDFWINEADHFIDHAIGLGSATRVYASVNENLKARLRELLDLTQTANPGDKALELLEELDESLAEGARQVQQQLAKRGYDPGPVDGVAGPKTQRALRDFQRSKDSSR; this comes from the coding sequence ATGGGTGAATCGTTAACGCAGCAAATTCCAGGCATTGCCGACGCCGACTGTTTGGCTCTGGTGCAAGAATACTGCCGATTGGCGGTTCGCCCCAGCCTTAGCGATACCGAAGGCCAGCGCCTTGACGAGCTGCTTGCCCTCGCCGAAGACGATGGCCGCCTCGACTTTTGGATTAACGAAGCCGACCACTTCATCGACCACGCTATTGGTCTGGGCAGCGCCACGCGGGTCTACGCCTCGGTGAACGAAAATCTCAAGGCGCGGCTGCGCGAACTGCTCGACCTCACCCAGACGGCTAACCCCGGCGATAAAGCCCTAGAGCTGCTTGAAGAGCTAGATGAAAGTCTGGCCGAGGGCGCTCGCCAGGTGCAGCAGCAGCTGGCCAAGCGCGGCTATGACCCTGGCCCGGTAGATGGGGTGGCGGGGCCTAAAACCCAGCGCGCTCTGCGAGACTTCCAGCGGTCTAAAGACTCTAGCCGCTGA
- the cobD gene encoding threonine-phosphate decarboxylase CobD, whose product MTFIPSAPTASIRPVHGGNLVWAAAIANCSPDSLIDFSASINPLGPPESVVLAMAEALGQLRHYPDPDYVALRRALASYHQVPADWVLPGNGAAELLTWAARDLAEGPAAVGCHLLTPAFGDYGRALSAFGVPIQPWPLSLEEIAEHGTVQSAISWPNAESAGILINNPHNPTGRLFSIDSLKPLLDRAGAVIVDEAFMDFLPPDEQQSLVGELDRYSNLVVLRSLTKFYTLPGLRIGYALGHPDRLRRWQRWRDPWPVNALAAAAAIAAVQDKSFQTRTWDWLPPVRTALLEGLQAIPELRPLVGAANFLLVKTTIPAPILQEKLLRSHHVLIRDCLSFPELGADYFRVAVRTADENERLLTALGQAVAV is encoded by the coding sequence TTGACTTTCATCCCGTCTGCTCCCACAGCTTCAATTCGACCCGTTCACGGGGGAAACCTGGTCTGGGCGGCTGCGATCGCCAACTGTTCCCCCGATTCTCTTATAGACTTTTCGGCCAGCATTAATCCCCTAGGGCCGCCCGAGTCGGTAGTCCTAGCTATGGCCGAGGCCCTGGGGCAGCTGCGCCACTATCCCGACCCCGACTACGTTGCGTTGCGCCGTGCCCTGGCCAGCTACCACCAGGTGCCTGCCGACTGGGTGCTGCCTGGTAACGGTGCGGCTGAACTGCTCACCTGGGCCGCCCGAGATCTAGCTGAAGGGCCTGCTGCGGTGGGTTGCCACCTATTGACTCCGGCCTTTGGTGACTATGGACGCGCCTTATCAGCCTTTGGGGTTCCTATTCAGCCCTGGCCGCTTTCTCTAGAAGAGATTGCGGAGCATGGTACCGTTCAAAGCGCCATCTCCTGGCCTAATGCCGAGTCAGCCGGCATCTTAATCAACAATCCCCACAACCCCACTGGCCGTTTATTCAGCATAGATAGCCTTAAGCCTCTGCTCGATCGCGCTGGCGCCGTGATTGTGGATGAAGCCTTTATGGATTTTTTGCCGCCGGACGAGCAGCAGTCGTTAGTCGGTGAACTTGATCGCTACTCGAATCTGGTGGTGCTCAGGTCACTGACCAAGTTTTATACCCTGCCGGGTCTGCGCATTGGCTACGCCTTGGGCCACCCCGACCGCCTGCGCCGCTGGCAGCGCTGGCGCGACCCCTGGCCGGTGAATGCCCTGGCGGCGGCGGCGGCGATCGCAGCGGTGCAGGATAAGTCCTTTCAAACCCGCACTTGGGATTGGTTGCCCCCCGTCCGTACCGCACTGCTCGAAGGTTTGCAGGCCATTCCTGAGCTACGGCCCTTGGTAGGAGCCGCCAACTTCCTATTGGTTAAAACCACGATTCCTGCCCCGATACTGCAAGAAAAACTTCTGCGCAGCCATCACGTGCTGATTCGCGACTGTTTAAGTTTCCCTGAGCTAGGGGCAGACTACTTTCGGGTGGCGGTGCGCACCGCTGATGAAAATGAGCGTTTGCTAACAGCTCTGGGCCAGGCTGTGGCTGTATGA
- a CDS encoding HU family DNA-binding protein: MNKAELVDKVAEKASAGDKSMTKKDVDSVITATIDAIMEAVATGEKVTLVGFGSFERRERKEREGRNPKTGDTMVIPATKVPAFSAGKLFKEKVAK, from the coding sequence ATGAACAAAGCTGAACTCGTTGATAAGGTGGCTGAGAAAGCCTCTGCCGGCGATAAGTCTATGACCAAAAAAGACGTTGACTCGGTGATTACGGCCACCATTGACGCCATTATGGAAGCTGTTGCTACAGGCGAAAAAGTCACCCTAGTAGGGTTTGGCTCCTTTGAGCGCCGCGAACGCAAAGAGCGGGAAGGGCGCAACCCTAAAACCGGCGACACCATGGTAATTCCAGCAACCAAGGTACCTGCATTTTCCGCTGGCAAACTGTTTAAAGAAAAAGTGGCCAAGTAA
- a CDS encoding arylamine N-acetyltransferase, whose translation MAQDSLNNAESATLDLKAYFDRIDCGALGQAFQNGTLAPTLDTLKTIHQGHTSTIAFENLSSFFHQPVSLDLDALQQKLIHDQRGGYCFEQNLLLRSVLVALGFQVTNLAARVRWNLPEDIITPRSHMLLKVDIDETSYIVDVGFGGLTMTEPLTLVPERPQSTPHEPYRLTVAGQTYCLEAQLNQVWKPLYCFDLQAQQRCDYEVSNWYVSTYPQSLFVNALIAARPGDGCRYALLNNQLTTRYLDGRSEQRLLTTATELHDVLSDQFGLRVPETLDLQQALERFAAS comes from the coding sequence ATGGCACAAGATTCCCTCAACAACGCAGAGTCGGCGACTCTCGATCTAAAGGCTTATTTTGATCGCATTGACTGTGGTGCTTTGGGCCAAGCCTTCCAGAATGGAACGCTTGCGCCTACCTTAGATACCCTTAAAACCATTCACCAAGGCCATACCAGCACCATTGCCTTTGAGAATCTCAGCTCATTTTTCCACCAGCCCGTGTCCCTCGACCTGGATGCCCTGCAGCAGAAACTCATCCATGACCAGCGAGGCGGCTACTGTTTTGAGCAAAATCTGCTGCTGCGATCGGTGCTTGTGGCTCTAGGCTTTCAAGTTACAAACTTGGCCGCCCGCGTGCGGTGGAATCTGCCAGAGGACATCATCACGCCCCGCAGCCACATGCTGCTGAAAGTAGATATTGATGAAACTTCGTACATTGTCGACGTGGGCTTTGGCGGTCTAACGATGACAGAACCGCTCACCCTAGTGCCAGAGCGGCCACAATCTACCCCCCATGAGCCCTACCGCCTGACGGTAGCTGGCCAGACCTACTGCTTAGAAGCCCAACTCAACCAGGTGTGGAAACCGCTGTACTGCTTTGACCTGCAAGCACAGCAGCGCTGCGACTACGAAGTGAGCAATTGGTACGTATCCACCTATCCTCAATCGCTGTTTGTCAATGCGCTGATTGCGGCTCGACCTGGGGATGGCTGCCGCTATGCCCTGCTCAACAACCAGTTGACCACGCGCTATCTCGACGGCCGCTCTGAGCAGCGTCTGTTGACCACCGCCACCGAATTGCACGACGTGTTGAGCGATCAGTTTGGGCTGCGGGTGCCCGAGACCCTAGATCTACAGCAAGCCCTAGAACGCTTCGCGGCATCCTAG
- a CDS encoding winged helix-turn-helix domain-containing protein has protein sequence MQKISPGRSSLSTVQERILIIDDEDLIRETVALALTEQGYQVVTAESGHRALELMFPAAGDNFAGLDIDLAIVDLMLPGVNGLDICRMMRHHNLDMPILILSAKGTEMDRVVGLEVGADDYLPKPFGMRELIARCRALLRRYQWSATQPDKAILTYRDIVLHATEFRVLVAGQEVNLSPKEFRILELFMQSPNRVWSREELIQTVWGADFVGDRKTVDVHIRWLREKIEHDPAHPQYVTTLRGFGYRFG, from the coding sequence GTGCAAAAAATTTCTCCCGGTCGATCGTCGTTGTCGACAGTGCAAGAGCGTATTTTAATCATTGACGACGAAGACCTAATTCGCGAAACCGTAGCTCTGGCGCTGACGGAGCAGGGCTATCAAGTGGTCACTGCCGAGTCAGGCCATCGCGCCCTGGAGCTGATGTTTCCAGCGGCTGGGGATAATTTTGCCGGCTTGGACATTGATTTAGCCATTGTTGACCTCATGCTGCCCGGCGTTAACGGGCTCGACATCTGTCGGATGATGCGCCACCACAATCTGGACATGCCGATTCTGATTTTGAGCGCTAAGGGAACTGAGATGGATCGGGTAGTGGGTTTGGAGGTGGGCGCCGACGACTACTTGCCCAAGCCCTTTGGCATGCGCGAACTGATTGCTCGCTGTCGTGCCCTACTGCGGCGATACCAGTGGTCAGCGACGCAGCCCGATAAAGCCATTCTGACCTACCGCGACATCGTGCTCCACGCCACAGAGTTTAGGGTGCTGGTGGCGGGGCAAGAGGTGAATCTATCGCCTAAGGAGTTTCGCATTCTGGAACTGTTTATGCAGAGCCCTAACCGGGTTTGGTCGCGGGAAGAGCTGATTCAGACGGTGTGGGGAGCCGATTTTGTGGGCGATCGCAAAACCGTAGACGTGCACATTCGCTGGCTGCGCGAAAAGATTGAGCACGACCCAGCCCACCCGCAGTACGTGACGACGCTGCGAGGATTTGGGTATCGGTTTGGGTAA
- the hemF gene encoding oxygen-dependent coproporphyrinogen oxidase — protein MTTTPVSKPAATNTAPPTDSRDRVSAMLKQLQDSICQKLETLDGGAQFQQDAWERPEGGGGRSRVIKQGNIFEQGGVNFSEVWGDHLPPSILVQRPEAAGHRFYATGTSMVLHPRNPFIPTVHLNYRYFEAGPVWWFGGGIDLTPYYPFDEDVVHFHQTLKDTCDRHNPNYYKVFKPWCDEYFYLKHRGETRGVGGIFFDYQDGQGMLYRGPDADKAADQTSQGIGELPPRSWDDLFTFARDCGNAFLPAYVPIVERRHATEYSEHQRQFQLYRRGRYVEFNLVYDRGTIFGLQTNGRTESILMSLPPLVRWEYGYTPEPESPEARLYDVFLKPQDWVNWSGSPAS, from the coding sequence ATGACCACCACCCCTGTTTCTAAGCCCGCTGCTACCAATACCGCACCTCCAACGGATTCTCGCGATCGCGTCAGCGCTATGCTGAAGCAGCTGCAAGACAGCATTTGTCAAAAGCTAGAGACCCTCGATGGCGGTGCCCAATTTCAGCAAGACGCCTGGGAGCGGCCCGAGGGCGGCGGCGGGCGATCGCGCGTGATCAAGCAGGGCAATATCTTTGAGCAGGGCGGCGTTAACTTTTCTGAAGTGTGGGGCGACCACCTGCCGCCGTCGATTTTGGTACAGCGCCCCGAAGCGGCAGGCCACCGTTTCTATGCCACCGGCACCTCCATGGTGCTGCACCCCCGCAACCCGTTCATCCCGACGGTACACCTCAACTATCGCTACTTTGAGGCTGGCCCAGTGTGGTGGTTTGGCGGCGGCATCGACCTCACCCCCTACTACCCCTTCGACGAAGACGTGGTGCATTTTCACCAGACGCTGAAGGATACCTGCGATCGCCACAATCCCAACTACTACAAGGTCTTCAAACCCTGGTGCGACGAGTACTTCTACCTCAAGCACCGCGGCGAGACCCGGGGCGTGGGCGGTATTTTCTTTGACTACCAGGACGGTCAGGGGATGCTCTACCGAGGTCCCGATGCGGACAAAGCCGCTGATCAAACCAGCCAGGGCATTGGCGAGCTTCCCCCCCGCAGTTGGGACGACCTGTTTACCTTTGCCCGCGACTGCGGCAACGCCTTCCTACCGGCCTACGTACCCATTGTGGAGCGTCGCCACGCTACGGAGTACAGCGAGCACCAGCGGCAGTTTCAGCTCTACCGCCGGGGTCGCTACGTCGAGTTCAACCTGGTGTATGACCGGGGCACGATCTTTGGTCTGCAAACCAATGGGCGCACCGAGTCGATTCTGATGTCGCTGCCCCCGCTGGTGCGCTGGGAATACGGCTATACCCCCGAGCCTGAGAGCCCTGAAGCTCGGCTATACGACGTATTTCTTAAGCCCCAGGATTGGGTTAACTGGTCGGGTAGCCCTGCTAGCTAG
- a CDS encoding acylphosphatase, translating to MEQIRAVIRGTVQGVGFRYHTCQTAQQLKVKGFVRNQPDGTVEIVAMGTSDQLKALLHWAHQGPVGARVTGVETEPYTGSAHFDSFTIER from the coding sequence ATGGAACAAATTCGAGCGGTGATTCGTGGGACTGTGCAGGGAGTTGGGTTTCGCTATCACACCTGCCAGACAGCCCAACAGCTAAAGGTTAAGGGCTTTGTACGCAACCAGCCAGATGGCACCGTTGAAATTGTGGCAATGGGTACCAGCGACCAGCTCAAGGCTCTACTGCACTGGGCTCATCAAGGACCAGTGGGTGCCCGAGTTACTGGGGTAGAGACTGAACCTTATACAGGATCAGCTCATTTTGATAGCTTCACCATTGAGCGCTAG
- a CDS encoding SRPBCC family protein has translation MAAKLQPGGSAMEGVAMFSVGRFPRPFLTLLHLIHRWVQVQQQLEKSYLIVSTASVETLWQTIMNLADVSWHPLLTSTNAPQGLKPKPGLIYRAFTRICPIPVKIFVERVQPHELMSVRVLPIPGLEERVTYHLKSTVRGTQISYSVTLRGWLSPLAWSLLRPYAAKVASALAEAAEHPNLLNGPNSRFQVW, from the coding sequence ATGGCCGCCAAGCTCCAGCCTGGCGGGTCAGCGATGGAGGGCGTCGCCATGTTTAGCGTCGGGCGTTTTCCACGCCCGTTTTTGACCCTCCTGCACCTGATCCATCGCTGGGTGCAGGTGCAGCAGCAGCTGGAAAAGTCTTATCTAATCGTCAGCACTGCCTCGGTTGAGACTCTCTGGCAGACGATCATGAACCTAGCTGATGTTTCCTGGCACCCGTTGCTGACCAGCACCAATGCGCCCCAGGGGCTAAAACCTAAGCCGGGGCTAATCTACCGAGCATTCACCAGAATTTGTCCCATTCCTGTCAAGATTTTTGTAGAACGGGTGCAGCCCCATGAACTGATGAGCGTGCGGGTATTACCTATTCCCGGCCTGGAAGAGCGGGTCACCTACCACCTCAAATCCACCGTGCGGGGCACTCAGATTTCTTACTCAGTCACCCTACGGGGGTGGCTGTCGCCCCTGGCCTGGTCGCTGCTGCGTCCCTACGCCGCCAAGGTGGCCTCGGCCTTGGCCGAAGCCGCTGAGCACCCCAATCTGCTCAACGGCCCCAACTCTCGCTTTCAAGTTTGGTAG
- the rodA gene encoding rod shape-determining protein RodA, whose protein sequence is MFLTDAQKQWRSLAVGWQGIDWVLVALPVALTAFGAVVIHSIQRNTVDGNYGLNHGVLGLIGLSIALWVSRSRYEHLLNWQWIIYGIVNLLLVAVMFIGTVGGGAQSWIALGGFYVQPSEFAKLSIIITLAAMLSRRDASTLWGVGSAIAVIVLPWVLVFVQPDLGTSLVFGAITLGMLYWANCNPGWLVLFVSPLVAAIMFHLVLPGWLVWSLAMGLTAWFTLPWRWFSTVVATAVNLIAGKLGDVLWGLLQDYQKDRLVLFLDPHKDPLGGGYHLIQSRIAIGAGKLWGQGLGNGTQTQLNFIPEQHTDFIFSAVGEEWGFVGSMVVILTYWLVCYRLVIIAQNAKDDFGSLLAIGVLSMITFQVVVNIGMTIGLAPITGIPLPWLSYGRSALLTNFIALGMVESVANFRHRLKFTD, encoded by the coding sequence ATGTTTTTAACCGATGCGCAAAAGCAGTGGCGATCGCTGGCGGTAGGCTGGCAGGGCATCGATTGGGTGCTGGTGGCGCTGCCCGTGGCGCTCACGGCTTTTGGGGCGGTTGTCATTCATAGCATTCAGCGCAACACAGTTGACGGCAACTATGGATTGAACCATGGCGTGCTGGGACTGATTGGCCTGAGCATTGCCCTGTGGGTGTCCCGCAGTCGCTACGAGCACCTGCTCAACTGGCAGTGGATTATCTACGGCATCGTCAATCTGCTGCTGGTGGCGGTGATGTTTATCGGCACCGTGGGCGGCGGTGCCCAGAGCTGGATTGCCCTGGGCGGCTTCTACGTGCAGCCTTCAGAGTTTGCCAAGCTGAGCATCATTATTACCCTGGCGGCAATGCTCAGCCGCCGCGACGCCTCCACGCTTTGGGGAGTTGGCAGTGCGATCGCCGTCATTGTGCTGCCGTGGGTACTTGTCTTCGTTCAACCTGACCTAGGGACTTCGCTGGTGTTTGGGGCGATTACCCTAGGCATGCTCTACTGGGCCAACTGCAACCCCGGCTGGTTGGTGCTATTTGTGTCGCCCTTAGTGGCGGCGATTATGTTTCACCTGGTGCTACCTGGCTGGCTGGTGTGGAGTTTGGCTATGGGGCTGACTGCTTGGTTTACGCTGCCCTGGCGCTGGTTTAGCACCGTGGTCGCCACGGCGGTGAACCTGATTGCAGGCAAACTGGGCGACGTGCTGTGGGGCCTGTTGCAGGACTACCAGAAAGATCGTCTGGTGTTATTTCTCGACCCGCACAAAGATCCGCTGGGGGGTGGCTACCACCTGATTCAGTCGCGCATTGCCATTGGGGCGGGTAAGCTCTGGGGCCAGGGTTTGGGCAACGGCACCCAAACTCAGCTCAACTTTATTCCTGAGCAGCACACCGACTTTATCTTTTCGGCGGTGGGCGAAGAGTGGGGTTTTGTGGGGTCGATGGTGGTAATTCTCACCTACTGGCTAGTTTGCTATCGCTTGGTGATTATTGCCCAAAACGCTAAAGACGACTTTGGTTCACTCCTAGCAATTGGGGTGTTGTCAATGATTACGTTTCAGGTGGTGGTCAACATTGGTATGACCATTGGTCTGGCGCCCATTACCGGCATTCCGCTGCCCTGGCTGAGCTACGGGCGATCGGCACTTCTGACAAACTTTATTGCCCTAGGCATGGTGGAGTCAGTGGCAAACTTTCGCCATCGCCTGAAGTTTACAGATTAG
- a CDS encoding ABC transporter ATP-binding protein: MTTVALPLLHLSSPPELKVVNMTKRFGSLVALNDVTLTLKPGTFHGLLGENGAGKSTLVKCIMGFYSPTAGQILVNDQVYPIKSPKDAHGCGIGMVYQHFTSVPAMTVAENLVLSRYDRTQVINWNREYAALRTFMERSPFQVDLDTPVGQLAAGQKQKLEILKQLYLQSRILILDEPTSVLTPDEADEVLGLLRQEVRLGHLSVLLITHKFREVLAFTDEVTVLRKGHLAGHGTVADLTVADMARMMLGAERVTKTVDKAPVAKRHPVLTVHGLEALKDNGLPAFGPLDLTVHSGEIVGIAGVSGNGQRELVEVLAGQRSPTHGHIEVNGDPYRATRSEMFSHGVCTLPEEPLRNACVPGMSVAENMALRTFDRPPQARARLWLMLGAIRKAAEGLIAAFSVKTPSPDTPIQNLSGGNVQRAVLARELSSPDVNLLIAANPCVGLDFQAVEQIHNALVEARNRGVAVLLVSEDLDELLALSDRILVISDGQFVYESPVEQADIADIGHKMAGH; this comes from the coding sequence ATGACCACCGTTGCTCTGCCTCTGCTGCACCTTAGTTCACCCCCCGAACTCAAGGTGGTGAACATGACCAAGCGGTTTGGTAGCCTAGTGGCCCTCAACGACGTCACCCTCACCCTCAAACCCGGCACCTTTCACGGGCTGCTGGGGGAAAACGGGGCCGGTAAAAGCACCCTAGTGAAGTGCATTATGGGCTTTTACTCACCTACTGCTGGACAAATCCTGGTCAATGATCAGGTTTACCCGATCAAAAGCCCTAAGGATGCCCACGGCTGCGGCATTGGCATGGTGTACCAGCACTTTACCTCGGTGCCCGCCATGACGGTGGCCGAAAACCTGGTGCTTAGCCGCTACGATCGCACCCAGGTAATCAACTGGAACCGCGAGTACGCTGCCCTGCGCACCTTTATGGAGCGATCGCCCTTTCAGGTCGACCTCGACACGCCTGTAGGTCAGTTGGCGGCGGGGCAAAAGCAAAAGCTCGAAATTCTCAAGCAGCTCTACCTGCAAAGCCGCATTCTCATTTTAGACGAACCCACCTCAGTGCTCACCCCCGACGAGGCCGACGAGGTGCTGGGGCTGCTGCGCCAGGAGGTGCGGTTGGGCCACCTCAGCGTGCTGCTGATCACCCACAAGTTTCGCGAAGTGCTGGCCTTTACCGATGAGGTGACGGTGCTGCGCAAGGGCCATCTGGCGGGCCACGGGACCGTGGCCGACCTGACCGTGGCCGATATGGCCCGCATGATGCTGGGAGCCGAGCGGGTGACCAAGACAGTCGATAAAGCCCCAGTTGCAAAGCGCCATCCCGTGCTGACGGTGCATGGCTTAGAGGCGCTCAAAGACAACGGCCTACCCGCCTTTGGCCCCCTCGACCTGACGGTGCACAGCGGCGAAATTGTCGGCATTGCCGGGGTTTCGGGCAACGGCCAGCGGGAGCTGGTGGAGGTGCTGGCAGGGCAGCGATCGCCCACCCATGGCCACATCGAGGTCAACGGTGACCCCTACCGCGCCACCCGGAGCGAAATGTTTAGCCACGGCGTCTGCACTCTGCCCGAGGAGCCCCTGCGCAACGCCTGCGTGCCCGGTATGTCCGTAGCCGAAAACATGGCCCTGCGCACCTTCGATCGCCCTCCCCAAGCCCGCGCTCGCCTGTGGCTAATGCTCGGGGCTATCCGCAAGGCGGCTGAGGGATTAATTGCGGCATTCTCTGTCAAGACCCCCTCCCCCGATACCCCGATTCAAAACCTGTCGGGGGGCAACGTGCAGCGGGCGGTGCTGGCGCGGGAGCTGTCGTCCCCCGACGTCAATCTGCTGATTGCCGCCAACCCCTGCGTCGGCCTCGATTTTCAGGCTGTAGAGCAGATCCACAATGCCTTAGTGGAAGCCCGCAACCGCGGAGTAGCAGTGCTGCTGGTGAGCGAAGATCTCGACGAACTGCTGGCCTTGAGCGATCGCATTCTGGTGATTAGCGACGGCCAGTTTGTCTACGAGAGCCCCGTTGAGCAGGCCGACATCGCCGACATTGGCCACAAAATGGCTGGTCACTAA
- a CDS encoding FKBP-type peptidyl-prolyl cis-trans isomerase, which translates to MREILISLGVLAACCVVLLVAQFTSPQPEAMAASLDNLQVAEEVIAAPVAQLAQAAADLVPADEDASTMMPEENLVTTDSGLQYVDVVEGTGAMPQPGQRVTVHYTGTLENGTKFDSSRDRGRPFTFQIGVGQVIKGWDEGVGTMRVGGQRKLVIPSELGYGSRGAGGVIPPNATLLFDVELLRIG; encoded by the coding sequence GTGCGAGAAATTTTGATTAGCCTGGGAGTTTTGGCAGCCTGCTGCGTAGTGCTGCTGGTAGCTCAATTTACCAGCCCCCAACCCGAGGCCATGGCCGCAAGTTTAGACAATCTCCAGGTTGCCGAAGAGGTCATAGCTGCGCCCGTTGCTCAACTTGCCCAGGCTGCTGCTGACCTAGTTCCCGCCGATGAGGATGCCTCGACCATGATGCCCGAAGAGAATTTGGTGACCACCGACTCTGGCCTACAGTACGTTGACGTTGTTGAAGGTACAGGGGCCATGCCTCAGCCGGGGCAGCGGGTTACGGTGCACTACACCGGCACCCTTGAAAACGGAACTAAATTTGACAGTTCCCGCGATCGCGGTCGCCCCTTCACCTTTCAAATTGGGGTGGGCCAGGTGATCAAAGGCTGGGATGAAGGAGTTGGCACCATGCGGGTAGGTGGTCAGCGTAAGCTGGTAATTCCCTCGGAACTGGGTTATGGCAGCCGTGGCGCTGGGGGTGTGATTCCCCCCAACGCCACCCTGCTCTTTGATGTGGAACTGCTGCGTATCGGTTAA
- a CDS encoding Mrp/NBP35 family ATP-binding protein yields MSPTLSEASVLDVLRPVQDPELQKSLVDLNMIRNVAIADGTVSFTLVLTTPACPLREFIVEDCQKAVRSLPGVETVKVDVTAETPQQKALPDRTGIGGVKNIIAVSSGKGGVGKSTVAVNLAVSLAQMGSKVGLIDADIYGPNAPIMMGLTEAQVVVKQGEVLEPAFNHGVKMVSMGFLIDRDQPVIWRGPMLNGIIRQFLYQVEWGELDYLIVDLPPGTGDAQLTLAQAVPMAGAVIVSTPQSVAISDARRGLKMFQQLQVPVLGIVENMSVFIPPDAPDKRYDIFGSGGGELLSKELDLPVLGCIPLEMAVREGGDQGIPIVVQHPESESAKALRAMAQQVAARVSVAALAS; encoded by the coding sequence ATGAGCCCAACCCTCTCCGAAGCTTCTGTTTTAGACGTGCTGCGCCCGGTGCAAGACCCGGAGCTGCAAAAAAGCCTGGTAGATCTCAATATGATCCGCAATGTGGCGATTGCAGACGGCACTGTCAGCTTCACCCTGGTGCTGACTACCCCCGCCTGCCCCCTGCGCGAGTTCATCGTTGAAGACTGTCAGAAAGCCGTGCGATCGCTGCCGGGGGTGGAAACAGTCAAGGTAGACGTCACCGCCGAGACGCCCCAGCAAAAGGCCCTGCCCGATCGCACCGGCATTGGCGGCGTCAAAAATATCATTGCGGTTTCTAGCGGCAAGGGCGGCGTGGGCAAGAGTACCGTAGCTGTGAACTTGGCCGTTTCCCTGGCGCAAATGGGCTCAAAGGTCGGCCTGATCGACGCCGATATCTATGGCCCCAACGCGCCGATCATGATGGGTCTGACCGAGGCTCAGGTGGTGGTCAAGCAGGGAGAAGTGCTAGAGCCCGCCTTCAACCACGGCGTCAAAATGGTGTCGATGGGCTTCTTAATCGATCGCGACCAGCCGGTGATCTGGCGCGGCCCCATGCTCAACGGCATTATTCGCCAGTTTCTCTACCAGGTGGAGTGGGGCGAGTTGGACTATTTAATTGTGGATTTGCCCCCCGGCACGGGCGACGCCCAGCTCACCCTGGCCCAGGCAGTGCCCATGGCCGGAGCGGTGATCGTCTCTACCCCTCAGTCGGTGGCTATTTCTGACGCTCGTCGAGGGCTGAAGATGTTCCAGCAGCTCCAGGTGCCGGTGCTGGGCATTGTCGAAAACATGAGCGTGTTTATTCCCCCCGACGCGCCCGACAAGCGCTACGACATCTTTGGCTCTGGCGGCGGCGAGCTGCTGTCTAAAGAGCTAGACCTGCCGGTGCTGGGCTGCATTCCGCTGGAGATGGCGGTGCGCGAGGGCGGCGACCAGGGCATACCCATTGTGGTGCAGCACCCTGAGTCCGAGAGCGCTAAGGCGCTGCGAGCTATGGCCCAGCAGGTGGCGGCTCGGGTGTCTGTGGCGGCGTTGGCGTCTTAG